GCCGCTCCCGCGCCGGTTGGTCGCCGGCTGGGCCGGCTGCAGGTCGGGCGCGCGCTCGGTGCCGGGCACCAGCCGCACCGGGGCGGTGCCCTCGGCGCCTGCGGCCTCGGCCTGGCCGACGCCGTTGCAGCCGAAGAACTCGTCTGCGCCTGGCAGGCTCACTCGGCGTGCCACCGGGCCAGCACCTCCTTCGCCAGGTTGCGGTACGACTTCGCGCCGTTCGAGTTGGGCGCGTTGACGCTGATCGGCTCGCCCGCGACGCTGGCGTCAGGGAACCGGACGGTGCGGTTGACCACCGTGTGGAAGACGGTGTCGCCGAACGCCTCTACCAACCGGGTGAGCACCTCCCTGGTGTGCAGCGTGCGCGAGTCGTACATGGTGCCGAGCACGCCCTCGATGGCCAGGTCGGGGTTGAGCCGCTCCTGCACCCGCTGGATGGTCTCCATCAGCAGGGCCACACCGCGCAGCGCGAAGAACTCGCACTCCAGCGGCACGATCACGCTGTGGCTGGCGGTGAGCGCGTTGATCGTCAGCAGGCCGAGGGACGGCTGGCAGTCGATCAGGATCACGTCGTAGTGCGGCACCGCGTCGGCCAGTACGCGGGACAGCGCCTGCTCCCGCGCGACCTCGCCGACCAGCTGCACCTCGGCCGCGGACAGGTCGATGTTGCTCGGCAGCAGGTCGAGCCCGGCGATGTTCGTCGGCCGCACGATGTCGCCGATCGCGACGTGCCGCTCCATCACCAGGTTGTAGACGGTGCTGGTCAGCTCCATCGGGTTCGCGCCGAGGCCGACGGACAGCGCGCCCTGCGGGTCGAAGTCGACCAGCAGCACCTTGCGCCCGTACTCGGCGATCGTCGCGCCGAGGCTGATCGCCGTCGTCGTCTTCCCGACGCCGCCCTTCTGGTTGCACAGCGAGACGATTCGCGCCGGCCCGTGCTGGGTCAGCGGCGGCGGGTCTGGGAACTTCGGCATCGGCCGGCCGGTCGGGCCCGTCCGGGTGGACTTGTGCGGCTTGTCGTCCTCGGCGGGCGTCATCAACGCCTCGTCCTCCGGCTCGACCGGAAGCGTAGGCGCCTTGATCGCCGGTGCGTCGAGCACCGGGTCGGCTGGCCGGTGCGGGCTTGGCGGCAGTACCTGGCTCGGATCGGGCAGGCCGGCACGACGGATGTCGTCGGCGACGTTGCTCGGCGAGCTAGGGAGTGCGCGGCTCGAATCGGTCAAGATGCTTCACCCTCCAGATGCGCGTGCTTCGGGGGCGATCCCTGCGTGGCCCCACCGTCGTCGTCGACGGGGCCTAGGTGTTCAACCTGCAAGCAGGCTAGAGAGCCGGCACGCCTCGAGCGGGAAGGTTGCGCGGCGTGTCGCGAAGTTTCCCTGTCGACAAATTGCCACCGCCAGACCGGACGCGCTCAGTCGGTCGCGCGGGGATGCGCGAGTGCGTACACCTCGCGCAGCTTGTCGACGGTGACCAGGGTGTACACCTGCGTCGTCGCCACCGACGCGTGTCCGAGCAGCTCCTGTACGACGCGGATGTCCGCGCCGCCGTCGAGCAGGTGGGTCGCGAACGAGTGGCGCAGCGTGTGCGGCGAGATACCGCTGAGCGCCGCGCGCTCGGCCGCACGCTGCAGCACCGTCCACGCGCTCTGCCGGCTCAGCCGGCCGCCGCGGGCGTTGAGGAACAGTGCGCCCGTGCCGCGCCCCCGCACCGCGAGCACCTGGCGTGCGCGCACCAGGTACGCCTCGATGGCGGCGGCCGCGTAGGTGCCGATCGGCACCATCCGTTCCTTGCCGCCCTTGCCGCGCAGCAGTACCGAGCCGCCGGCCACGTCGATGTCATCGACGTCCAACCCGACGGCCTCGGAGATCCGGGCGCCGGTGCCGTACAGCAGCTCGAGCAGCGCGCGGTCGCGCAGCCGCAGCGGGTCGTCGGCCTGCGAGGTGTCGGCGCCGAGCCCGCCGGCGGCGGCGAGCAGCTTCTCCACGTCGGCCACGGAGATCGCCTTCGGCAACCGCTTCGGCAGCGTCGGCGGGCGTACCTCGCGGGCGGGGTCGATGTCGGCGAGGCCGTCGGCGATCGCGAACTTGTGCAGCCCCCGTACGGCCACCACGGCACGCGCGGCGGAGCTGGCGCCGAGCGCCGGGTGCACGTCGTCGCCCTCGCGCAGCGCCATGAGGAACGCGGCGACGTCCTCCCGGTCGACGGAACGGAGGTCGCGCACTCCCCTGGCCGCGAGCACCTCCAGGTACCTGTTGAGGTCGCGCCGGTACGACTGCAGGGTGTTCCGCGCGAGCCCGCGCTCGACGCTTAGGTGGTCGAGGTACGCGCGGACGCCGTCGGCCAGCGCCCGCGGGATCTCGCCGGCGGGTTCCGCGCTAGCCGCGTCCATCGGCTCCAGTCGAGTGCCCACGCCTCAAGCCAGCGCATCCGCGGGGGTCGTTGCCGGGTGTGCGACGGCCCGCCGCCCGCACGGCGCGTGCCGCTTCGCGCTCCCCACGTGCACCTGCCACCTCCGCGCTCCCCGCAGCGATGAATACCGCCGGAGTATGCCAGCTGACTGCGACCTTGTGTCTCCCAGTTCTACCCTCTCCGCCCATGCTCCCGCCGTACCCGTCAAGATGGACCCCATGGGCGGACGGCACCAAGCACCGAAACGCAGCCGGCGGCCACGTGCCGATGGCCGGTCGGGTGCTGCCTCCCGCCGCTCGGCGGGCGACGAGCAGCAGGTCAGCGCGCCGGGACCGGCACCGCAACGGCCGCAGGTGGCGGCTCGACCGCAGCCGCCGCCCGGGCCACCGGCCGCCGCCGGGTCGCGCGAGCCGGACGCTGGGCCGCCGCGCGCGTCGTGGTGGGTGCTGGCCGAAGTCGGCGGCCCGGCACTACTCATCGTGATCATCGCTGTCGTTCTACTACTGCTTGACACCATCGTCGACTGGCGTGAGCCGGTCGGCGGTGCAGCGCTGCTGCTGGCGCCGATCCTCGTCCGCCACGTGGTGCTCGGGGTCCGTGCCCGGTGGCGGGCGCTCGGCGCGGCGTACGGCGGCATGCTCGTCGTCGGTGTCGGCGGCCTGTTCGCCATCGATCCGGCCGTGCCGCACACCGTCGCCGGGTTCGGGGTCGCGGCGGTCGGCGTGCTCGTCGCCGGTGCCGCGTTCGTGCTCACCTCGCGCCTGGTCGGCCGCGAGCGCCGCGCCGCCGCGGCCCCGCAACGGGCACCGGCCATGCCGCCGACGGCGCACGCTCCGGTCGAGGCGCCGCCGTTCGAGTATCCGCCCGGCGCCAACGCCACCGACACACTGCCGCAGGTGCTGCCTGGCAACCGCCGTCAGGTCCGCGACGACGACTCGCTGGCCGGCTAGCCCACGGACGAGTACGCGACGACGCCGCGCCGTACGGCGTCGATGGCCGCCTTGGCGGTGCGGTGCAGGTCGGGGTGCTCGTCGCGGGTCACGTCGGCGATCTGGCCGAGCAGGTCGATCACCTGCTTGGTCCAGCGCACGAAGTCACCCGGTGCCATGTCGCCCTCGTCGAGGACGGTGTCCAGCCGCGCCCCGTTCGCCCACCGGTAGGTGGCCCAGCAGAAGCCCAGGTTCGGCTCGCGCTGGAACGAGACGCCGTTCTCGCCCTCCAGCTCCTCCAGCTCACCCCACAGCTTCACCATGGCGGCGAGCACGTCCTTGACCTGTCCGCCGGGCAGCCGTGGGCGGCTCGCGTCGTCGGACTGCCTGGACTCGAACACCAGCGTGGACACGCAGCTGGCGAGCTCGGCCGGCCGCAGCGAGTCCCACTGGCCGTGCCGCAGGCACTCGGCGGTGAGCAGGTCCATCTCCGTGTAGAGCTTCGCCAGCCGCTGGCCGTCGTCGGTCACCTGGTCGCCGTCGAGGTAGCCGAGCTGGTCGAGCACCGTGCAGATGCGGTCGAACGTGCGGGCGATCAGGTTGGTGCGGCCCTCGACCCGGCGGCGCACGCCCTCGGTCTCCTTGCGCAGCCGGAAGTAGCGCTCGGCCCAGCGGGCGTGGTGCTCGCGGTCCGGGCACTCGTGGCACGGGTGGTGCCGCAGCTCGCGGCGCAGCCGCTCGATCTCCGGTGCCTCGTCGTCGGCGCCGGACTGCCTGCTGGCGTCCCTGCGCGCCTGGTTGCCGTCGAAGCCCTTGGCCCGCAGCGTCGCCACCAGGTCGCGGCGCTCCTGTGGCGACCGGCCGTTGAAGTTCTTCGGTATACGGACCTGGCCGAGCGGCTCCACCGGGACGGGGAAGTCGGCGAGCGCGAGCCGCTTCACCTGCCGCTGCTCGGTCAGCACCAGGGGTTTCGGGTCGTCCGGGCCGGCCGACGTGCCCGCGTCGAGGACGACCGCTAGCCCGGCCCGCCGGCCGCTCGGTACGACGATGACGTCGCCACGCCGGAGCTTCTCCACCGACTTCGCCGCCTCGGCGCGCTTGCGCGCCGCGTTGTGCTTCGCCTGCCGCGCCTCCACGTCCGAGAGGCTCCGCCGCAGCTGCGCGTACTCGGTGAAGTCGCCGAGCTCGCACCGCATCGCGTCGTGGTAGCCGCGCAGCGCTTCCTCGTTCTTGGCGACCTTCTTCGCCAGCCCGACGACGGCGCGGTCGGCCTGGAACTGCGCGAAGCTCTCCTCGAGCATGCCGCGGGTGCGGTCGCGACCGACCTGCCCGACCAGGTTCACCGCCATGTTGTACGACGGGCGGAAGCTCGACCGCAGCGGGTACGTACGGGTGCTCGCCAGGCCGCCGAGGGCCTCCGGGTCGACCTGCGGCGCGTAGAGCACGACGCCGTGCCCCTCGACGTCGATGCCGCGGCGGCCGGCGCGGCCGGTCAGCTGGGTGTACTCGCCGGGCGTGATGTCCGCGTGCGTCTCGCCGTTCCACTTGGTCAGCTGCTCGAGGACTACGGACCTCGCCGGCATGTTCACGCCGAGCGCGAGCGTCTCGGTCGCGAACACCGCCTTGATCAGGCCGCGGGCGAACAGCTCCTCCGTGACCTCCTTGAAGGTCGGCAGCATGCCCGCGTGGTGGGCAGCCACTCCCCTGGTCAGTCCCTCCAGCCACTCGCCGAAGCCGAGCACCGTGAGGTCTTCCTCGGGGATGTCCGCGCACCGCTCCTCCGCGAGCGCGCGTACCTCGGCCGCCTCCTCCTGGGTGTTCAGCCGCAGCCCGCCGTAGAGACACGACACGACTGCGGCGTCGCAGCCGGCGCGGCTGAAGATGAAGTAGATCGCGGGCAGCAGCCCGTCGCGGTCGAGTCGTTCGACGACATGCATCCGGCTCGGCGGCCGGAACCTGCGCGGGCCGCGGGGCGGTCCGCCCCGACCGTGGCCACCGCGCCCGCGGCGGTTGCCGCCGCGCTCCCAGCCGCGGCCGCGTTCCTCCCTGGCCAGCTTCACCAGGTCGGGGTTCACCTTGCGCTGTGCGGCGTCGACGAACAGGTCGTGCAGCCGGTTGCCGACGAGCACGTGCTGCCACAGCGGCACCGGCCGCTGCTCCTCGACGACCACGTCGGTTTCGCCGCGTACCTCCTGCAGCCAGTCGCCGAACTCCTCGGCGTTGCTCACGGTGGCGGACAGCGCTGTGAGTTGCACCGACTCGGGCAGGTGGATGATGCACTCTTCCCAGACGGCGCCGCGGAAGCGGTCGGAGAGGTAGTGCACCTCGTCCATCACGACGTGCCCGAGACCGCGCAGGGTGGACGAACCGGCGTACAGCATGTTGCGCAGCACCTCGGTCGTCATCACCACGACCGGGGCCTCGCCGTTGATGCTGTTGTCGCCGGTGAGCAGACCGATCGCGTCCGCGCCGTGCCGGCGCACGAGGTCGGTGTACTTCTGGTTCGACAGCGCCTTGATCGGCGTCGTGTAGAAGCACTTGCCGCCGGTCGCGAGCGCGAGGTGTACGGCGAACTCGCCGACCACTGTCTTGCCGGCACCGGTGGGCGCGGCGACCAACACGCTGCGGCCCGCCTCCAGCGCGGCGCAGGCCTGCAGCTGGAACGGGTCGAGATCGAAGTCGTAGCGGCGGCGGAAGGCGCCGAGCTCGGTCTTCGCCTCGGCCGCCCGGTGCCGGGCAGCCGAATACCGCTCTGCCGGGGAGCTCACCCGCCCCACCCTAGCTTCGATCTTTCCGTACCGGCGCGGTGACACAATCACCGAGGGAAGGTGGCGGAGCTGGTCGGCCGCCGACGAGGAGAACGACTGCTCGCCGGTTAGGCGGGTCGGTCCCCGGGCGGGGTGATCACCTGCAGCGCGGCGGGCACGATCTCCGCGCGTTGCGGCAGCGGACCGACCCGCTCGCCGTCGGCGTAGGCGGTCACCCCGGTGGCGGCCAGCGCCACCGACTTGGCCCGGTAGGTGCGCACGGCCGGGTGCGTGGTGTGGGTGCCCTGGTAGAGCCGCGGCATGAGCAACGGCACCCTGCGGCGGGGCACGGGGCCGATGACCGTCACGTCGAACAGCCCGTCGTCGGGTTCGGCGGCGGGACAGATCTGCAGGCCGCCGCCGTACGACGCGGTGTTGCCGATCGATACGAACATCGCGTCGACCTGCCGCTCCTCGCCGTCCATCTCGACGAGGAACCGCCGCGGCTCGAACACCCGCAGCTCGAGCAGGATGGCCAGGTCGTAGCGCAGCCGGCCGGACGGCCAGCTCATCCGGTTCACCCGCTCGTTGACCGCCGAGTCGAAGCCGGCGTACATCACGCCGACGAACAGCTCGTCGCCGACCCGGCCGAGGTCGATGGTCCGCGGCGTGCCGGCGAGCAGCGTGGCGGTGGCCGCGGCGGTGTCCAGTGGGATGCCGAGCGCGCGCGCCAGGTCGTTGCCGGTGCCTGCGGGCACCAGCCCGACGGGTACGTCGGTGTGCGCGGCCGCCTGCGCGGCGATGTGCGTCAGCCCGTCGCCGCCGACGGCGACGAGCGCGTCAGGTGCCGCCGCGACGGCCTCCTTGGCCACCTCAGCGGTCTCGTCCGCGTCGTGGCCGTGCACCACCCGCACCGACACCCCGGCCCCGCGTAGCCGGTCTGCGGCGTCGCGTGCGACCCGCATGCCGCGGCCGTGCCCGGACGTCGGGTTGACCAGGAGGGTGAGCTCAGCGCGCATGGCCGGACTCTACCGGGTGGCCGTCAGGCCTCCGTGCGGTCCATCTCCAGCGGTGACGTCTCGTCGTCGTCGAGGTCGTCGTACGCGGCCTCGACCTGGTTCCTGCCGCGTCTCTTGTCGTTGACGTACGCCAGCACCACCGACAGCTCGAACAGCAGCACCATGGGGATGGCCAGCATGATCATGCTGAACGGGTCCTGCGGCGTGACGATCATCGCGAAGACGAAGATCAGCATGACCGCCTTGCGCTGCCACAGTTTCAGCCGTTCGTAGGTCAGCACCCCGGCCAGGTTCAGCATGGTGATGAGCAGCGGCAGCTCGAAGCCGACCCCGAACACCAACATCAGCGCGGTGGCGTACTTGAAGTAGTGGTCGATGGTGATGAGCGCGCCGAACTCGGTGGGGATGAACTTCAGCAGTAGCGTGAGGCCCTTGTCGAGCACGAAGTACGCGAGCACGGCGCCGCCGACGAACAACGGCACGGCGATGGCGAGGAACGCCGCGCCCCACTTGCGTTCGCTCCGTCGCAGGCCGGGAGTGACGAACGCCCAGAGCTGGTGGAACCAGACCGGCGAGGCCACCACCAACGCGATGATCGCCGAGACCTTCAACCGCAGCAGGAACGGCTGGAAGATGCTGTTGAAGTACAGCGGACAGCCGGGAGTGCCGCCGACCTCACGGGGTTGCCCCACGGGCGCGACGCCGTTGAGCCGCTGCACCTCGCAGAACGGCTTGGTGAGGATCTGCAGCAGCGGCGGGTCGTAGAAGAACCACGCCACCACCGTGACCGCAACGATCGCCAGCAGTGCCCAGACCAGCCGGTTGCGGAGCTCCCTGATGTGCTCCCCGAGCGTCATGCGTCCCTCGGGGTCCTTCGGGCGCTGCGTACGCAACGCCCGGGCGACGCGGGTGATCGGGGACGCCAACGCGAACCGCCGCGTCGTCAGCGCTGCTCGGCGGTGCGCTGCTCCGCCGACGCGTCGTGCTTGGTGGTGGGCTCAGCGAGCTGCCTGGGCTGTTGCGCGGCCGGCTGCGTGTCGGCGTCGGTCTTCTCGTCGCCGTCGCCGTCGTCGTCCTGCAGGCCCTTGGCCTCCGACTTGAAGATCCGCAACGACCGGCCCACGGAGCGGGCGAAGGTCGGCAGCTTGGTCGCGCCGAACAGCACGACGATTACCACGGCGATGATGATCAGCTCGGTTGCGCCAATGTTCGGCATCGCACCCTCCGAAGTCGCGGCCCCGCGGTCCTCGTCCGCCGTACCAGGCTTCCACCATGCTACTCCGCGGGTACCTGCGCGTCCCCGCCGATGTCAGGTGAACGTTCGTCGTACCGTCAGCTACCTGCCTGCCGGCGTTCGGTGACGTCCTCGGCCGCCGCCGCGCGGGGCTTCTCGGTCAGCTCTTCCTTGGCGGCAGTGGTGGCGTCGTCGGTGGTGCGGTCCTTGTCGTCGGCCTCGTCGTCGTCCTGCAGGCCCTTCGCCTCCGACTTGAAGATCCGCATCGACCGGCCGACCGAGCGGGCGAAGGTCGGCAGCTTGGTGGCGCCGAACAGCACGACGATTACCACGGCGATGATGATCAGCTCGGTTGCGCCGATATTCGGCATCTGCGGTCCTCCCGACCAGCGGCTATCTGCCCATCGTCCACTCTAACCGCACCTCTGGCAAAGGGTGGGGAACGTGCCGGTCAGTAGCCGGCCAGCGCGGCGCGGGCGTCCGTGCGCACCTGGTCGACGAGTTCCGGCGGGTCCACGACGCGTCCGGTGCCGCCGAGCCGCAGCGCCAGCCGGCGGACCCAGCGGGTGTCCGGCGTACGGAGAGTCACCGAGATGCCACCATCCGCTCTCTCGGTCACCGACTCGCAGGGGTAGTAGTCGGCCACCCAGCGGCCCGCCCTGGTCAGCTCCAGGGTGACGAGCTGGTCGGCCGTCGACGGCCGGAACATGCTCTCCCCCAGCTCCCGCAGGTGCGCCTGCGGCGGCACGTCCGCGGGGTCGCCGGTCTCGGCGATCTCCACCACCCGGTCGAGCCGGAACAGCCGGACGTCCTCCACCCGACGGCACCACGCCTCCAGGTACGAGCGACCGTCGGCGACGACCAGCCGGATCGGGTCCACGTCGCGCTCGGTCACCTCGTCGCGGGCCGGCACGAAGTACGACAGGTGCAGCCGGCGGCCGCCCTCCAGCGCGCCGCGTACCACCGGCACGACGTCGCGCTCCGCCTCGACCTGCACGGCCACCTGGTC
This genomic stretch from Streptosporangiales bacterium harbors:
- a CDS encoding AAA family ATPase, which encodes MTPAEDDKPHKSTRTGPTGRPMPKFPDPPPLTQHGPARIVSLCNQKGGVGKTTTAISLGATIAEYGRKVLLVDFDPQGALSVGLGANPMELTSTVYNLVMERHVAIGDIVRPTNIAGLDLLPSNIDLSAAEVQLVGEVAREQALSRVLADAVPHYDVILIDCQPSLGLLTINALTASHSVIVPLECEFFALRGVALLMETIQRVQERLNPDLAIEGVLGTMYDSRTLHTREVLTRLVEAFGDTVFHTVVNRTVRFPDASVAGEPISVNAPNSNGAKSYRNLAKEVLARWHAE
- the xerD gene encoding site-specific tyrosine recombinase XerD, whose amino-acid sequence is MDAASAEPAGEIPRALADGVRAYLDHLSVERGLARNTLQSYRRDLNRYLEVLAARGVRDLRSVDREDVAAFLMALREGDDVHPALGASSAARAVVAVRGLHKFAIADGLADIDPAREVRPPTLPKRLPKAISVADVEKLLAAAGGLGADTSQADDPLRLRDRALLELLYGTGARISEAVGLDVDDIDVAGGSVLLRGKGGKERMVPIGTYAAAAIEAYLVRARQVLAVRGRGTGALFLNARGGRLSRQSAWTVLQRAAERAALSGISPHTLRHSFATHLLDGGADIRVVQELLGHASVATTQVYTLVTVDKLREVYALAHPRATD
- a CDS encoding DEAD/DEAH box helicase is translated as MGRVSSPAERYSAARHRAAEAKTELGAFRRRYDFDLDPFQLQACAALEAGRSVLVAAPTGAGKTVVGEFAVHLALATGGKCFYTTPIKALSNQKYTDLVRRHGADAIGLLTGDNSINGEAPVVVMTTEVLRNMLYAGSSTLRGLGHVVMDEVHYLSDRFRGAVWEECIIHLPESVQLTALSATVSNAEEFGDWLQEVRGETDVVVEEQRPVPLWQHVLVGNRLHDLFVDAAQRKVNPDLVKLAREERGRGWERGGNRRGRGGHGRGGPPRGPRRFRPPSRMHVVERLDRDGLLPAIYFIFSRAGCDAAVVSCLYGGLRLNTQEEAAEVRALAEERCADIPEEDLTVLGFGEWLEGLTRGVAAHHAGMLPTFKEVTEELFARGLIKAVFATETLALGVNMPARSVVLEQLTKWNGETHADITPGEYTQLTGRAGRRGIDVEGHGVVLYAPQVDPEALGGLASTRTYPLRSSFRPSYNMAVNLVGQVGRDRTRGMLEESFAQFQADRAVVGLAKKVAKNEEALRGYHDAMRCELGDFTEYAQLRRSLSDVEARQAKHNAARKRAEAAKSVEKLRRGDVIVVPSGRRAGLAVVLDAGTSAGPDDPKPLVLTEQRQVKRLALADFPVPVEPLGQVRIPKNFNGRSPQERRDLVATLRAKGFDGNQARRDASRQSGADDEAPEIERLRRELRHHPCHECPDREHHARWAERYFRLRKETEGVRRRVEGRTNLIARTFDRICTVLDQLGYLDGDQVTDDGQRLAKLYTEMDLLTAECLRHGQWDSLRPAELASCVSTLVFESRQSDDASRPRLPGGQVKDVLAAMVKLWGELEELEGENGVSFQREPNLGFCWATYRWANGARLDTVLDEGDMAPGDFVRWTKQVIDLLGQIADVTRDEHPDLHRTAKAAIDAVRRGVVAYSSVG
- a CDS encoding YegS/Rv2252/BmrU family lipid kinase, which codes for MRAELTLLVNPTSGHGRGMRVARDAADRLRGAGVSVRVVHGHDADETAEVAKEAVAAAPDALVAVGGDGLTHIAAQAAAHTDVPVGLVPAGTGNDLARALGIPLDTAAATATLLAGTPRTIDLGRVGDELFVGVMYAGFDSAVNERVNRMSWPSGRLRYDLAILLELRVFEPRRFLVEMDGEERQVDAMFVSIGNTASYGGGLQICPAAEPDDGLFDVTVIGPVPRRRVPLLMPRLYQGTHTTHPAVRTYRAKSVALAATGVTAYADGERVGPLPQRAEIVPAALQVITPPGDRPA
- the tatC gene encoding twin-arginine translocase subunit TatC, which codes for MTLGEHIRELRNRLVWALLAIVAVTVVAWFFYDPPLLQILTKPFCEVQRLNGVAPVGQPREVGGTPGCPLYFNSIFQPFLLRLKVSAIIALVVASPVWFHQLWAFVTPGLRRSERKWGAAFLAIAVPLFVGGAVLAYFVLDKGLTLLLKFIPTEFGALITIDHYFKYATALMLVFGVGFELPLLITMLNLAGVLTYERLKLWQRKAVMLIFVFAMIVTPQDPFSMIMLAIPMVLLFELSVVLAYVNDKRRGRNQVEAAYDDLDDDETSPLEMDRTEA
- the tatA gene encoding twin-arginine translocase TatA/TatE family subunit, whose amino-acid sequence is MPNIGATELIIIAVVIVVLFGATKLPTFARSVGRSLRIFKSEAKGLQDDDGDGDEKTDADTQPAAQQPRQLAEPTTKHDASAEQRTAEQR
- the tatA gene encoding twin-arginine translocase TatA/TatE family subunit; this encodes MPNIGATELIIIAVVIVVLFGATKLPTFARSVGRSMRIFKSEAKGLQDDDEADDKDRTTDDATTAAKEELTEKPRAAAAEDVTERRQAGS
- a CDS encoding WYL domain-containing protein; translated protein: MSSRSANATSSRRLGRLLALVPYLQQHQGVPLAEAAATFGVTEEQLIDDLDLIFVSGLPGYTPADLIEVDYSGGTVTISNADTITRPLRLDLSEAVALLVALRTLAGIPGLADRDALDRTIAKLERAAGDAAYASDQVAVQVEAERDVVPVVRGALEGGRRLHLSYFVPARDEVTERDVDPIRLVVADGRSYLEAWCRRVEDVRLFRLDRVVEIAETGDPADVPPQAHLRELGESMFRPSTADQLVTLELTRAGRWVADYYPCESVTERADGGISVTLRTPDTRWVRRLALRLGGTGRVVDPPELVDQVRTDARAALAGY